A stretch of DNA from Acidobacteriota bacterium:
GTTGGAACGGCTGTTGCTCACGCCGGGCCGCTTGCCCGCGCATTTGCGTTTGCGCATCAATGGGCACAGCCCCGCCTGGGATTTGCGCGAAGCCGCCGATTACCAGCCGTCCGATTACGCGCGGCATCGTACCTGGAACGCCTGGCAACCCGAAACGCCGACGCTGCGGCACACGGTGTACCGTGCGTTGTATCAGGAAATGCAAACGCTGCCGCAAACCGAACAACAGCGCGTGCTGGCCGAGTTGCAGGCGCAGGTTGAATTCACCGCCGCGCCGCGCCCCTTGCATCGCTTTCTCACGCTGGCAGAGCTGCACTCATTGGCGCAAGACGAATTGATCGAGATTGGCTCGCATACGGTCACGCATCCGCTCTTGCCGCACTTGTCGCCCGCTGAGCAGGAAGGCGAAATTCACGACAGCAAAATCGCGCTGGAAGAAATCACCGGACGGCCCGTGACCAGCTTTGCCTATCCTTACGGACGCTACACGGCGGAAACCGCGCGCATCGTGCGCGCCACCGGCTTCCTGAGCGCCTGCGCCGCCGAAGGCACCGTGACACAGGCGAAAGCCGATCTATTCCAATTGCCGCGCTGCCCGGTGCAGGATTGGGACGGCGCACAATTTGAACGGTTGCTGACGTGGTGGTTCAGGCAATGATCTAGCTGGTGGGACGGACTTTTAGTCTGTCATGCCAGGCGTAGGGCAGTCTAAAGTCCGTCCTACAGTTTTTCGCATGATGAAATTCCTCAACATCGTCGGTGCCCGGCCCAATTTTATGAAGATGGCCCCTCTCCTCGCGGCCATCCAACGGCGCGCGGGCGCGGTCACGCAAACGCTCGTGCATACGGGCCAGCATTATGACGAAGCCATGTCGGCTTCGTTCTTCCGCGATTTGGGCATGCCCGCGCCCGACATCAATCTGGAAATTGGTTCGGGTACGCACGCCGAACAGACAGCGCGTGTGATGTTGGCCTTCGAGCCGGTCTTGCTCGAACAAAAACCGGATTGGGTGATCGTCGTCGGCGATGTGAATTCGACGCTGGCCTGCGCCCTGGTCGCGCGCAAGCTGGGCATCAAAGTCGCGCACGTCGAGGCCGGTCTGCGCAGCTTTGACCGCGACATGCCCGAAGAGATCAACCGCATTCTGACCGATCAACTTAGCGATTTGCTGCTGACGCCCAGCCCCGATGGTGACGCCAATCTGTTGCGCGAGGGCATTGCGCCCGAACGCATCGTGCGCGTCGGCAACGTCATGATTGACACGCTGCTCGAACAGGTCGCACGCGCGCAAGCTTCGCCCATCCTGCGTGAATTGGAATTGGCGCCGCATACTTACGGCGTAGTGACCTTGCACCGTCCGTCCAATGTGGATGAGCCGGAAAGCCTGCGCGGCATCCTGGCGGCGCTCGGCGAAATCGCGCGCGAATTGCCGCTCGTCTTTCCCGCGCATCCGCGCACACAGGCCCGCATGCGCGAATTCGGTCTGGCGGTTCCGGCAGGCATCCGCGTAATTGATCCGCTGGGCTATCTGGAATTTCTGCGTCTGTGGAGCAACGCCAAACTGGTGTTGACCGATTCGGGCGGCTTGCAGGAAGAGACGACCGCGCTGGGCGTCCCGTGTCTGACCTTGCGCGAAAGCACCGAACGCCCGATTACGATTGAACAGGGCACCAACCGCCTGGTTGGATGTGATGCCGAAAAGATCAAACAAACAGCCTTTGCCGTGTTGCGCGGCGAATTGAAACTGGCCGGGCGCGTGCCGGAGTTATGGGATGGCAAGACGGCAGCGCGCATTGTTGATGCTTTGCTGGCGCGGAGTTGAAGTAGTTATGCGGGTTTTACACGTCCTCGATCATTCATTGCCGTATTTCAGCGGTTACAGCTTTCGCAGCGATTACATCATTCGCACCCAGCAGCGCTTGGGATTGCAACCGATTGTCGTGACGTCGCCGAAGCACGAAGATTTCACCGAAGCCAAAGAAACGCGCGATGGCATTGCGTATTACCGCCTCAACTGGCCGGCGTTTTACGTCTTACCGAAGCCGCACACGGTGCCACTGCTCAAGCAGGCC
This window harbors:
- a CDS encoding polysaccharide deacetylase family protein, which produces MPHSLWHSVLTRARYVLTQHQSRALILFYHGVMEAVSDPWRLHLPPARFAEQLDIIKRHATVLRLDELVRGLNEGKLPRRAVVITFDDGYANNLTHAKPLLEKYGVPATIFIASGYLGGQREFWSDELERLLLTPGRLPAHLRLRINGHSPAWDLREAADYQPSDYARHRTWNAWQPETPTLRHTVYRALYQEMQTLPQTEQQRVLAELQAQVEFTAAPRPLHRFLTLAELHSLAQDELIEIGSHTVTHPLLPHLSPAEQEGEIHDSKIALEEITGRPVTSFAYPYGRYTAETARIVRATGFLSACAAEGTVTQAKADLFQLPRCPVQDWDGAQFERLLTWWFRQ
- the wecB gene encoding UDP-N-acetylglucosamine 2-epimerase (non-hydrolyzing); this translates as MMKFLNIVGARPNFMKMAPLLAAIQRRAGAVTQTLVHTGQHYDEAMSASFFRDLGMPAPDINLEIGSGTHAEQTARVMLAFEPVLLEQKPDWVIVVGDVNSTLACALVARKLGIKVAHVEAGLRSFDRDMPEEINRILTDQLSDLLLTPSPDGDANLLREGIAPERIVRVGNVMIDTLLEQVARAQASPILRELELAPHTYGVVTLHRPSNVDEPESLRGILAALGEIARELPLVFPAHPRTQARMREFGLAVPAGIRVIDPLGYLEFLRLWSNAKLVLTDSGGLQEETTALGVPCLTLRESTERPITIEQGTNRLVGCDAEKIKQTAFAVLRGELKLAGRVPELWDGKTAARIVDALLARS